From Solidesulfovibrio carbinoliphilus subsp. oakridgensis, the proteins below share one genomic window:
- a CDS encoding uracil-xanthine permease family protein, with amino-acid sequence MATERREGRDYELRVRDFPVGAQMLFVAFGALVLVPLLTGLNPNVALFCAGLGTLLYQVLTKFRIPIFLGSSFAFIAPIMYCVKTYGVPATMGALAAVGVVYGLAALLIKWRGVGILSRLLPTIVTGPVIMVIGLILAPVGVYMAMGRTGDGAAVLFPQPVAMGVSLFSLAVTVLVAIYGRGMLRLVPILCGIGAGYAASLFLGLVDFGPVAAAPWFAVPSFVGPSFNLDAILVVVPVAIAPIIEHFGGVIAIGQVTGRNYLENPGVHRSLLGDGVATALAGCLGGPPLTTYAEVTGAVALTRIYNPALMTWAAVTAACLAFVGKLGALLQTIPTPVMGGIMLLLFGTIMVVGLNSLVREGADLMEPRNMVIVALIIVLGMGKMVFSLGGVHLEGIGLAGVAGVVLNFLLPQPKRQADRTP; translated from the coding sequence ATGGCGACAGAGCGACGGGAGGGGAGGGATTACGAGTTGCGGGTGCGGGATTTTCCCGTGGGCGCGCAGATGCTCTTTGTGGCCTTCGGGGCCCTGGTGCTGGTGCCGCTTCTGACGGGGCTCAATCCCAACGTGGCTCTTTTCTGCGCCGGCCTCGGCACGCTCCTTTACCAGGTGCTGACCAAGTTCCGCATTCCGATCTTTCTCGGCTCGTCTTTCGCCTTCATCGCGCCGATCATGTACTGCGTGAAGACCTACGGCGTGCCGGCCACCATGGGGGCGCTCGCCGCAGTGGGCGTGGTCTACGGCCTGGCCGCGCTCCTTATCAAGTGGCGCGGGGTGGGCATCCTGTCGCGGCTGTTGCCGACCATCGTCACCGGGCCGGTCATCATGGTGATCGGGCTTATTCTGGCCCCGGTCGGGGTCTACATGGCCATGGGCCGCACGGGCGACGGCGCGGCGGTCCTTTTCCCCCAGCCCGTGGCCATGGGCGTGTCGCTTTTCTCCCTGGCCGTGACCGTGCTGGTGGCCATTTACGGCCGGGGGATGCTGCGGCTGGTGCCGATTTTGTGCGGCATCGGGGCCGGGTACGCGGCCAGCCTCTTTCTGGGGCTGGTCGATTTCGGGCCGGTGGCGGCCGCGCCGTGGTTCGCGGTGCCGTCGTTCGTCGGGCCTTCCTTCAATCTGGACGCCATCCTGGTCGTGGTGCCGGTGGCCATTGCCCCGATCATCGAGCATTTCGGCGGGGTCATCGCCATCGGCCAGGTGACGGGCCGCAACTACCTGGAGAATCCGGGCGTGCACCGGTCGCTGCTCGGCGACGGGGTGGCCACGGCCCTGGCCGGGTGCCTGGGCGGTCCGCCGCTGACGACCTACGCCGAGGTCACGGGCGCGGTGGCCCTGACCCGGATCTACAATCCGGCCCTTATGACCTGGGCGGCGGTCACGGCCGCGTGCCTGGCGTTTGTCGGCAAGCTCGGGGCCCTGCTCCAGACCATCCCGACGCCGGTCATGGGCGGCATCATGCTGCTTCTCTTTGGCACCATCATGGTGGTCGGGCTCAACTCCCTGGTGCGCGAGGGCGCGGACCTGATGGAGCCGCGCAACATGGTGATCGTGGCCCTGATCATCGTCCTTGGCATGGGCAAGATGGTCTTTTCCCTGGGCGGCGTGCACCTGGAAGGCATCGGCCTGGCCGGCGTGGCCGGGGTGGTCCTCAATTTCCTTCTGCCGCAACCGAAGCGGCAGGCGGACCGGACGCCGTAG
- a CDS encoding glycosyltransferase, translating into MEVFPKENPDRRFLPDLPSKNATRRQHDTRYISEGRADVYSVDGKYRYCSGKVVNVSEGGMLLDADRSLHVGDTVMLRFFLSAGTMPEGYESFVKLPARVVRVDGSTRQVALRFEKSITEYFKRKRWRSFEASSLLGILLALVGVWFIKKESIFYFWFDVPVFLYGLCALFYLLSRFFFAALYRPYPVDPGYKPAVSVVIPCFNEEVWIEKTIRGCLNQNYPEELLEVIVVDDGSSDGSVAVLERVQRKVFEEVGERLFVHVFPENRGKRHAMAEGARRAKGEVVVFVDSDSFLQPDSILQIVQPLKNPKIGAATGRCEVENKWTNTLTRMQAVRYFIGFRIFKAAESIFDAVTCLSGPLAAYRKDVLLRYLGAWVNQRYLGQPATFGDDRSLTNYVLGSHYAVYQHTAITHTIVPSTYRQFYIQQMRWKRSWLRESLRAALFMWYKEPFMAISFYLGVILPLLAPVVVLRAFVFVPAAYGVWPTMYVAGVFFMSMLMCTSYLLIKRSNLWLYGVPFCFFYLFVLLWQIVWAVLTFWKSEWGTRASKHDKSPSMG; encoded by the coding sequence ATGGAAGTATTCCCCAAAGAAAACCCGGATCGCCGTTTCCTCCCGGACCTGCCTTCCAAGAACGCCACGCGCCGCCAGCACGATACGCGCTACATTTCAGAAGGCCGGGCCGACGTCTATTCCGTGGACGGCAAGTACCGGTACTGTTCCGGCAAGGTCGTGAACGTGTCCGAGGGCGGCATGCTCCTGGACGCCGACCGGTCCCTGCACGTCGGGGACACGGTGATGCTGCGGTTTTTCCTGAGCGCCGGCACCATGCCCGAAGGCTACGAGTCGTTCGTGAAGCTGCCGGCCAGGGTGGTGCGGGTGGATGGTTCCACCCGGCAGGTGGCCCTGCGGTTTGAAAAAAGCATCACCGAGTATTTCAAGCGCAAAAGGTGGCGCTCCTTCGAGGCCTCCTCGCTCCTTGGCATCCTGCTCGCCCTGGTCGGGGTCTGGTTCATCAAGAAGGAGAGCATCTTCTACTTCTGGTTCGACGTGCCGGTCTTCCTGTACGGGCTGTGCGCGCTGTTCTACCTCCTGTCCCGGTTCTTCTTCGCGGCCCTGTACCGGCCCTATCCCGTGGACCCGGGCTACAAGCCGGCCGTCAGTGTCGTCATCCCCTGCTTCAACGAGGAAGTCTGGATCGAAAAGACCATCCGCGGCTGCCTCAACCAGAACTACCCCGAGGAGCTTCTGGAAGTGATCGTGGTGGACGACGGCAGTTCGGACGGTTCGGTGGCCGTGTTGGAAAGGGTTCAGCGCAAGGTGTTCGAAGAGGTCGGGGAGCGGCTTTTCGTCCACGTGTTCCCGGAGAACCGGGGCAAGCGCCACGCCATGGCCGAGGGTGCCCGACGGGCCAAGGGCGAAGTGGTGGTCTTCGTCGATTCCGACAGCTTCCTGCAGCCCGATTCCATCCTCCAGATCGTCCAGCCGCTCAAGAACCCGAAAATCGGGGCCGCCACCGGCCGGTGCGAAGTGGAAAACAAGTGGACCAACACGCTCACCCGGATGCAGGCCGTGCGCTACTTCATCGGATTTCGCATCTTCAAGGCGGCCGAGAGCATCTTCGACGCGGTCACCTGCCTGTCCGGGCCCCTGGCCGCCTACCGTAAGGACGTGCTCCTGCGCTACCTGGGCGCCTGGGTCAACCAGCGCTACCTGGGCCAGCCCGCCACCTTCGGCGACGACAGGAGCCTGACCAACTACGTCCTTGGCAGCCACTACGCCGTCTACCAGCACACGGCCATCACCCACACCATCGTGCCCTCGACCTACCGGCAGTTCTATATCCAGCAGATGCGCTGGAAGCGGTCGTGGTTGCGCGAGAGCCTTCGGGCCGCGCTTTTCATGTGGTACAAGGAGCCCTTCATGGCCATCTCCTTCTACCTGGGGGTGATCCTGCCGCTCCTGGCCCCGGTGGTGGTGCTGCGGGCCTTTGTCTTCGTGCCGGCGGCCTACGGCGTGTGGCCGACCATGTACGTGGCCGGCGTCTTTTTCATGAGCATGCTCATGTGCACCTCCTATCTTCTCATCAAGCGGTCCAACCTCTGGCTCTACGGCGTGCCATTCTGCTTCTTCTACCTCTTCGTGCTCCTGTGGCAGATCGTCTGGGCCGTGTTGACCTTCTGGAAATCGGAATGGGGAACCCGGGCCTCCAAGCATGACAAGAGCCCGAGCATGGGCTGA